Proteins encoded together in one Gammaproteobacteria bacterium window:
- a CDS encoding Response regulator yields MSNSKTILVVDDSKVSRMMIRAFILEKYPDWIIEEAATGEEALEKIRTIVPDLISMDVNMPGMGGLAAAGKLREECPFAHISLLTANVQEATRQKAKLLDVGFIEKPITRPRIQKMIEVLVGA; encoded by the coding sequence ATGAGCAATTCCAAGACTATTCTGGTTGTTGATGATAGCAAAGTGTCAAGGATGATGATTCGGGCTTTCATTCTTGAAAAATATCCTGACTGGATAATTGAAGAAGCAGCTACCGGCGAGGAGGCACTGGAAAAAATCCGTACTATTGTTCCAGACTTAATTTCAATGGATGTCAACATGCCAGGCATGGGAGGATTAGCCGCTGCAGGAAAATTACGTGAAGAATGCCCCTTTGCACATATCTCCCTACTTACTGCCAATGTTCAGGAAGCTACTCGCCAAAAGGCAAAATTACTTGATGTTGGCTTCATTGAAAAGCCTATTACCAGACCACGTATTCAAAAAATGATTGAAGTATTGGTTGGTGCATAA
- a CDS encoding chemotaxis protein CheC, whose product MFELSEMQHDALVEVFNIGVGRAAASMSSMVNEEISLSVPSINFLNLQDAATILEGQGRENKKVCGVTQHFEGAFNTDVVLMFPEDKSLELVRIMVGESIPLEQLTEMEQEAMSEIGNILLNSCMGTMADILGTEMNGSLPVYQVGSTEEILGVSDKGNESFVLILRIDFILEKLKINGHVAFVMDADAMKDTCRHIDQYLFAFTG is encoded by the coding sequence ATGTTTGAATTATCCGAAATGCAACACGATGCACTTGTAGAGGTTTTTAATATTGGCGTGGGGCGCGCAGCAGCTTCAATGAGCAGCATGGTAAACGAAGAAATTTCTCTTTCGGTGCCATCGATTAACTTTTTAAATCTTCAAGACGCAGCCACAATTTTAGAAGGGCAAGGAAGGGAGAATAAAAAAGTCTGTGGTGTTACTCAGCATTTTGAAGGTGCTTTCAACACCGATGTTGTCCTGATGTTTCCAGAAGATAAAAGCCTTGAACTTGTCCGCATAATGGTTGGTGAATCCATTCCGCTGGAACAATTAACTGAAATGGAGCAGGAGGCAATGAGTGAAATTGGAAATATTCTCCTAAATTCCTGCATGGGAACAATGGCGGATATTCTCGGTACTGAAATGAATGGTTCATTGCCAGTATATCAGGTCGGCAGTACTGAAGAAATCCTTGGAGTGTCAGATAAAGGAAACGAAAGTTTTGTATTAATTTTAAGGATTGATTTTATCCTGGAGAAATTAAAGATCAACGGTCATGTCGCGTTTGTAATGGATGCAGATGCCATGAAAGATACCTGCCGGCATATTGATCAGTATCTTTTCGCGTTTACGGGATAA